CGAGCCCGAACAAAAAGGCCCGATAGAAATTGGTAATGATGTTTGGATTGGATCGGATGTCAAAATCCTATCCGGCGTTACCATTGGTGATGGGGCAGTTATAGGGGCCGATTCAGTGGTAGTTGGTGATGTTGAGCCGTATTCAGTCGTAGCGGGGGTCCCTGCCGAACATAAATATTTCAGATTTAGTGAAAAAATTCGCAATGTATTATTGGATATAAAATGGTGGGACTGGCCAATTCAAAAAATGAGAGACAACAGCGATTTCTTTGAGAAGGATCTAACCAAATATGAAAGTAGGGGCGAGATCCTACAACTCATCAACTGATATCCATGTCACTTCAAGAATTTTATACTCAATTCAACCATGCATTAGACAATTATGGTCTCGTCACGGGGACACGTATGACAGCTGAAAAATTAGGCGAGCGAGTCCTCGCTCGATTTGGGTCAAAACTCAATTATGGATACCGACCGCTCGATTACGAGTGGGATGTATTGATTATATTGGATGCGTGCCGGTCAGATCTATTCGACGAATTTGCACCCCAGCATGAGATCTATGAAAGATTTGATAGCGTATCGTCGAAATACTCCTGTGCAAGTACCAGTCGTGAATGGTTCAAGAAGGGATTTGGGGCCGCAGATGATGAGCAGCTTTCAGAAGTTCATTACGTTACGCAGAATCCATTTATATCTAAGGTCGATTTAGATCGCTTTCACCAAGTTGAGGCATTGTGGGAGTTGACAGAAAAAGCGGAGCAAGAGAACCTAGATCCATCAACTGTTACAAATTTCGCTCTAAAAGCATATGCCAAGTCCAACGCACCTCGTTTCGTGGTCCATTATATACCACCACACGCACCGTTCCTTCATTGTGTAGATCGGTACGATTTAAGTAATAAATCGTGGGGTGGGAACACACACGATGTCTGGTTTGGGCTTCAGACAGGAGAGTATGACCACAAAAGTGTATGGAGAGATTACGGGAAAAATCTCTTGCATGTCCTCGACGAAGTTCAACGACTAACCAAACATGTGGAAGGGAACGTTGTAATTTCGGCAGACCACGCGAATGGTATGGGGGAGATGGGAATCTACGGTCATCCTGGATACGTCCCCCACCCAGCGGTCAAGAAGGTTCCGTGGGTAGAGATGCGAGGAGAAGGAATCAACTATGAGATTGATGAACTAGCGGAAGGGATATCTACACAGGAAAGCGAAGGCGGCGTTCAAGGCCGATTGGAGGCACTGGGATACGTATGAACGAACACTGTTAAAGAATAACCTTGAGGCCATTTTTATCAATATCGCCGCTAAGTAAGGAAAGATGACTGGTGCAGAATCTCAAAACAACTCATTGACCGTTAATGAAATACTGGTCCACGCATCCCGGAATGGGTTAAAGAATCAACAAGAAGATGGAGCTTTTCCACCAGGCAGGAATTATACCTATGACGAGCCCGAGACACCTGTTCGGACGACGTCACAGTGGCTTCTCACACTCTCAAAGGTCTACAAGATAACGGATAAGCAAAAGTACGAGAACGCTGCGAATGCTGCGATCGACTATCTCCTCAGTGATGAAGTCAGACCGCAGGGGTACACGTTTCACGCAAGAAGAACAGAAAAAAAGGACCAATGCAACGGACTCGTCGGCCAGGCAGGACCAATCCGAGCTCTAACAAGGGCTGGAATGATGTTCGGTCGGCGTGACGCCATCGAAACTGCGAAGGAGGTATTCGACCTCCATCCGTTCAATGAGGAATTAGGTTTGTGGGAGCGAATTGAAATAGATGGAACCAACCTCTCGTTCGATAGAACGCTCAATCATCAACTCATCTTTGCTGCAGCCGCTCGCGGATTATCCAGCGAATTCTCCACCGTCGATTCAAATCTCCGGAAATTCCTAAACAAGCTCGAATCGAATATAGAGATCCACTCGGATGGCCTCATCAAACACTACGCTCACCCACCGAGAATCCAATCTCTCCGAGAAGTTTTGAGCACTCCTCAATACTATAACCTTATCGTAAACGAGATTGCGTACACCTATTATTCGTTTTCCAGCGAACGTCGAAAAAAAGAACGGGGATACCAGTCAGTTAATCTGTATGCACTGGCACGATTACGACAAACATACCCAGATCACGAGTTCTGGAACAGCAACGTAATCGAGAAAGCAGTAAAATTCGCAAAGTCGAACCGATCAGAACTCGTTGATGGGAAGGATGTCAAACATGGGAGTCCTCTACAAGGAATCTCGATCGCGAAGGTTCTTGCAGAGTTCGAGGGCGAGCCTATGAATAGTTATACACATCTAATAGAACAGGACATTGCCGAGAACCCATCTCAGAGTGAGATGGTATTTGATATTGATGGAATCGACTCGAACACGCAAACGGCTTTAATTGCTTCCCTGGTAGACCTCCCCAACATTCAACTCAGCCCATAATGACACCAACTCTCTCAGTTGTCATCCCAGTTTACAACGACCCTGAAGGCATTCGTGACACACTGCAGTCCTTAGTAAATCAAGACGCATCTGCAGACCAATTCGAAATCCTCGTCGTCGACAACGACTCCACCGACGGGACGCCAGCCGTCATCGAAGAGTTCGAATCACAGTATCCCGACCTCGTCACCGGCCTTGAGGAGACGGAGATCCAGAGTTCCTACGCCGCCCGGAACACCGGCATCGAACACGCCTCTGGCGAGCTGATCGGCTTCCTCGACGCCGACGTGACAGTGGATGAAACGTGGGTCGAAGACGTGATTGAGCGATTTGAGGAGACAGACGTCGATTACCTGGGGTGTAACGTGGAGATGTACATTCCGGAGGGCGAAGATACATTCTGGGCGCGGTACGACAAAGCAATGGGACTACCTGTGGAGCATTATTTGAAGGAGAAAAATTTTGCTCCTACTGCTGCATTGGTAAGTCGATCCGTGATATTCGAGAGCGTAGGGGCGTTCGACACAGGCTTGATTTCTGGAGGAGACAAAGAGTTCGGACAACGGGTGTTCGAGGCAGATTATAACCTATTTTTTGAGAGAGAGGTTATAGCAAACCATCCCACAAGGACGACATTTCAGGACCATAAAAAGAAGTCTATAAGAGTTGGAAGAGGGCAATTCCAATTGTGGAAAAACCATGATGTCGGCAGTCATCCCTTTTCGCCATTAAGGATAATGCCTCCAAATCCTCAACGACTGGTTAAACGAGGTAATGAGAATTTCAAAATCAGATACTACCCTATAGCCTATTTCTTAAAACTTATTCAATTCCTAGGGGGCCTGAAAGAGTATACAATTTGATCGGTGAGATGTCCATTTGAATTTACGGACTAAAATTTAGAAGTTATATCAAGATTTTAGATGATTGCGATCAAATGTCTCAGGTTATTATTGGCCAATATGCTTATAGAAGGGAAGAATTCTACAATTGAATAGTGCGCTTGTTAGTCATGTTATTTGGGTGTTTTTGAAAGCCTTTATAAGTTTAGCTGCCTCATTTTTCATGTTGAAATTCTCAACTATTCTCTGACGGGCATGTTCAGAAAGTACCTGTCGATCAGGCTCATTTTGGAAAATTTTAAGCAATGCTTCGGCAATCGCCCGTTCGTTTCTCGGTTCAACCAGTAACCCATTTTTACCATCATCTATCAATTCAGGAATGCCTGAAACTGTCGTCGATACTGGCGGGGTTTCCATCGCCATTGCCTCCATTAAAGCCACAGGAATTCCATCTCTATCACCCGATTCCGCTATTACACTTGGCAGTAAAAAGCAGGATGCCTCATCAAGTTCAGAAATTAATCGTTTGTCGCTTACATTATCGAGAAAAGTTACATTTTCTTCAATTCCTAACTCAACCACCTTTTCCTTAAGTTTTAACTCTAACTGTCCAGAACCAATAAGATGATAATCAATTTCCGGAAGTTCATCAGCTACAATACCAACAGCATCAATTGCATACTCCAGCCCCTTTTTCTCTACAAAACGAGCTATCGTCAAAATTCTATCTGAAGCGAGGGTGTCTGTTGGTGTGAACTTTTCTGGCCTAATACCTGCTCTAACAATATCTATTGGAATACTTGGAGTGATCTGATCTTGGATATACTTCTTATTGTACTCCGAGATTGTAATTACACGATCTGTACTTTTAATTAACCTGCGGGTATATGCACCAACTGGCTGTTTATAAATATCAAATGCGTGAGTTGTTAATGTGAATGGAATATCATAATAGCTTGCCACGTACTTTCCTCCAAACTTAGGTAAGGTTGCAAAGTGAGAGTGGATGTGATCAGGCTTCCAAGAAAGAGATTTGATGAAGTCGATACACCGTTTTGCTCTTACTAAGTTCGCAGCGTGTTGTTGTGGTGATGCTGGGTAAAAAACATTTTTTGGAGTGAGTGAATATACAACACTTCGAGAAAATAATTCAGCAATATCGTTGTACTGAATGTCTCCTACATATTGAATCGGAATATTGATTTCGTGAAGTTCCTCATGTCGAATATCTTCATTTGGATCCCATAAAGCGCAAACCCCCACATTATGTCCTCTCTGTTTGAGCTCGTAAATTTCGTTGAGAATAAAACTCTTTGATAATTTCGGAAAAGTACCTAGATAATAAACGATATTCATCTGTACGTATCGCGAACACTATCCAGGTACTAAAATGCTTTGTAGCGAGTGAACAACCATAGTAGAAGAGTTAAGCGAATCTCATAGAAAAGTTTAGCACTAAAGTCATCACTATAAAATAATTCATTCAATTAGATTGATTGAAAACCGAAACAAAATAATGCTGAAAGTTAATCTTAGTTATTATGGCATCCATGCAAGAATTGATCTTAAAGGGAGTTTCTCGTCCTCACAGAATACCTCCCTATCTATATAATAAACTGCTAATAAAACTTGGAGTGAAACAATGGGGAAAGAAAGGACCAAGCGTTAAACTCGCCGAATTACGCCACAAACACAGGGACTACCCATATTCGACAACATCTATATGGGATTATGATTGGGATCTACTTGTTGTTCTTGATGCCTGCAGGCCAGAATGGATGAGGGCAGTCAAAGGAGAATATGATTTCATCAATACCATTGAAACTATTCATTCTGTAGGAAGTCACTCAGAAGAGTGGATTTCAAATACATTTGCTAGTGAACATAGTAATCAGATGGCAAAATCTGCGTATGTTACAGGTAATCACTATGCTGAAGATCTTGAACATTCGGCTCTCAAGGAATTTAAGTCTGCGCACGATTTTGGTAGTTGGGCGTACGATTCTGCGTCACCTCCCGCGAATATGATAACCGACCTAGCAATACGAACTGCCCGGCAAAAAGAATGGAGCAAACTTATCGTCCACTATATGCAGCCGCATAAGCCCTTTTTGAAACGTGGAAATACCCGTGAAGAGTATACCGTTGATAAAGAGTCACTCGGCCACCTACTATACCATCGGTACTTTAACGGAGAATTGACAGTTGCCGATCTTCATGCAGCGTTTACTGATAACCTCCGCTATGTCCTTGAGGAGGTGAAATTGTTGCTTGAAAATGTCCATGCTCCAAAGACAGTCATTACAGCAGATCATGGACAAGCGTTCGGCGAG
This region of Halodesulfurarchaeum sp. HSR-GB genomic DNA includes:
- a CDS encoding glycosyltransferase — protein: MNIVYYLGTFPKLSKSFILNEIYELKQRGHNVGVCALWDPNEDIRHEELHEINIPIQYVGDIQYNDIAELFSRSVVYSLTPKNVFYPASPQQHAANLVRAKRCIDFIKSLSWKPDHIHSHFATLPKFGGKYVASYYDIPFTLTTHAFDIYKQPVGAYTRRLIKSTDRVITISEYNKKYIQDQITPSIPIDIVRAGIRPEKFTPTDTLASDRILTIARFVEKKGLEYAIDAVGIVADELPEIDYHLIGSGQLELKLKEKVVELGIEENVTFLDNVSDKRLISELDEASCFLLPSVIAESGDRDGIPVALMEAMAMETPPVSTTVSGIPELIDDGKNGLLVEPRNERAIAEALLKIFQNEPDRQVLSEHARQRIVENFNMKNEAAKLIKAFKNTQIT
- a CDS encoding glycosyltransferase; amino-acid sequence: MTPTLSVVIPVYNDPEGIRDTLQSLVNQDASADQFEILVVDNDSTDGTPAVIEEFESQYPDLVTGLEETEIQSSYAARNTGIEHASGELIGFLDADVTVDETWVEDVIERFEETDVDYLGCNVEMYIPEGEDTFWARYDKAMGLPVEHYLKEKNFAPTAALVSRSVIFESVGAFDTGLISGGDKEFGQRVFEADYNLFFEREVIANHPTRTTFQDHKKKSIRVGRGQFQLWKNHDVGSHPFSPLRIMPPNPQRLVKRGNENFKIRYYPIAYFLKLIQFLGGLKEYTI